The Arachis hypogaea cultivar Tifrunner chromosome 19, arahy.Tifrunner.gnm2.J5K5, whole genome shotgun sequence genome has a window encoding:
- the LOC112777323 gene encoding agamous-like MADS-box protein AGL62 — MSKKKSSLGRQKIPIEKIPKKSHLQVTFSKRRSGLFKKASELCTLCGVEITIVVFSPADKAFSFGHPEVESIIDRYLVLNPPHESISSTQQLVEAHRNANVRDLNMQLTQLLNHLEMEKKRGEELDHVRKARQRQFWWESSTDDLGFHELIQLKASIEELKKNLAKHVSKIIMMDQTNMDSRIIGVNSNNGLLNRYDHAFDSNKSDAAAFNVAPTLPPPNNNAYYMGFRHGYL, encoded by the coding sequence ATGTCTAAGAAAAAATCCAGCTTAGGTCGCCAAAAGATACCTAttgagaaaattccaaaaaaGAGTCACTTACAAGTTACATTCTCTAAGAGGCGGTCAGGGCTATTCAAGAAAGCAAGTGAACTTTGCACACTTTGTGGGGTCGAGATAACGATCGTGGTTTTCTCTCCGGCCGATAAGGCCTTCTCCTTTGGCCATCCGGAGGTAGAGTCTATCATCGATCGTTATCTCGTCCTGAACCCGCCTCACGAGTCTATATCGAGTACTCAACAACTGGTTGAGGCGCATAGAAACGCTAATGTCCGTGATCTCAATATGCAACTTACACAACTGCTTAACCATTTGGAGATGGAGAAGAAGCGTGGGGAGGAGCTTGATCATGTGAGGAAAGCGAGGCAGAGGCAGTTTTGGTGGGAAAGCTCTACTGATGATCTTGGTTTTCATGAATTGATCCAACTAAAGGCATCAATTGAGGAGCTCAAGAAGAACTTGGCAAAACATGTTAGCAAAATCATCATGATGGACCAAACCAACATGGATTCACGAATTATTGGGGTTAATAGTAATAATGGATTACTTAATCGTTATGATCATGCATTTGATAGCAACAAATCTGATGCTGCTGCCTTCAATGTTGCTCCTACACTGCCTCCTCCTAATAACAATGCCTATTACATGGGTTTTCGTCATGGTTATCTTTGA
- the LOC112775554 gene encoding tubulin alpha chain isoform X2: MRECISVHIGQAGIQVGNACWELYCLEHGIGPDGQMPSDHTVGGGDDAFNTFFSETGAGKHVPRAVFVDLEPTVIDEVRTGTYRQLFHPEQLISGKEDAANNFARGHYTIGKEIVDLCLDRIRKLADNCTGLQGFLVFNAVGGGTGSGLGSLLLERLSVDYGKKSKLGFTVYPSPQVSTSVVEPYNSVLSTHSLLEHTDVAVLLDNEAIYDICRRSLDIERPTYTNLNRLVSQVISSLTASLRFDGALNVDVTEFQTNLVPYPRIHFMLSSYAPVISAEKAYHEQLSVSEITNSAFEPSSMMAKCDPRHGKYMACCLMYRGDVVPKDVNAAVATIKTKRTIQFVDWCPTGFKCGINYQPPTVVPGGDLAKVQRAVCMISNSTSVAEKVNFQKLVRTLLPSRRIMKKLVLSLLRVEMMISRTIRRLDSRPLFWHS, translated from the exons ATGAGAGAGTGCATCTCCGTTCACATTGGTCAGGCCGGTATCCAGGTCGGAAATGCTTGCTGGGAGCTCTACTGTCTCGAGCACGGCATCGGC CCTGATGGGCAAATGCCAAGTGACCACACCGTCGGCGGTGGTGACGATGCTTTCAACACATTCTTCAGTGAGACTGGTGCTGGAAAGCATGTTCCACGTGCTGTTTTTGTAGATCTGGAGCCCACTGTCATTGATGAGGTGAGGACTGGAACTTACCGTCAGCTCTTCCACCCTGAGCAGCTCATCAGCGGAAAAGAAGACGCTGCCAACAACTTTGCCCGTGGTCATTATACCA TTGGTAAAGAGATCGTAGACCTGTGCTTGGATCGCATCAGGAAGCTTGCTGATAACTGTACTGGTCTTCAGGGCTTCTTGGTCTTCAACGCAGTTGGTGGTGGCACTGGATCCGGGCTTGGATCTCTTCTTCTTGAGCGCCTGTCAGTTGATTATGGCAAGAAATCAAAGCTTGGGTTCACAGTGTACCCTTCTCCTCAGGTGTCCACCTCTGTCGTTGAGCCATACAACAGTGTCCTCTCCACTCACTCCCTCTTGGAGCACACTGATGTTGCTGTTCTCTTGGACAATGAAGCCATTTATGACATCTGCAGACGCTCCCTTGATATTGAGCGTCCCACCTACACCAACCTCAACCGCCTTGTGTCTCAG GTGATTTCTTCATTGACTGCTTCCTTGAGGTTTGATGGTGCCCTCAATGTGGATGTAACTGAATTCCAGACCAACCTGGTCCCATACCCCAGAATCCACTTTATGCTTTCCTCCTatgcaccagttatctctgctgAGAAGGCCTATCATGAACAGCTTTCAGTGTCAGAAATCACCAACAGTGCATTTGAGCCGTCATCCATGATGGCCAAGTGTGATCCACGTCATGGAAAGTACATGGCATGTTGTCTCATGTACCGTGGTGATGTTGTACCAAAAGATGTCAATGCTGCAGTTGCCACCATCAAAACCAAGCGCACCATTCAATTTGTGGATTGGTGCCCCACTGGTTTCAAGTGTGGTATTAACTACCAGCCACCTACTGTTGTTCCTGGTGGTGATCTTGCCAAGGTGCAGAGGGCAGTGTGCATGATTTCAAACTCTACTAGTGTGGCTGAG AAGGTGAATTTTCAGAAGCTCGTGAGGACCTTGCTGCCCTCGAGAAGGATTATGAAGAAGTTGGTGCTGAGTCTGCTGAGGGTGGAGATGATGATATCGAGGACTATTAGAAGACTTGATTCTCGTCCCTTGTTTTGGCATTCGTGA
- the LOC112775146 gene encoding pre-mRNA-processing protein 40A, whose translation MSNNPQYPGLQPLRPPGPPIAGSLDPQRSFVPAPMPGQYRPVVPTQQPQQFMPMPSQHYPPVGPSGPMMNVGMPPQNQQPQFPQPIQQLPPRPGQQLQLPPQPQPLPLSVARPNMHMTSESMMPQPDSQVPNGYAPSLGGPGMPLPASYTFGPSSYGQVQTNFSSASQFHPASQIQAPSSSSSQSITSDTVVLSNDEKPSTTSVTPSATGIQPSLANGGSTDWIEHTSSNGVRYYYNKKTKVSSWERPFELMTPIERVDATTNWKEYTSPNGIKYYHNKVTRESKWMIPEELKLARQQVEKAVANGTHTDALPNSHTQPSVTPPVIETAPTAAANSSLIGQGEPSSPVSVAPVVSASTSHPQSEMSSGPSASPHVAPITGMTVAEVELPVNTATISDAAAGSDRASVTNQNDGNNFLVKDTLGSADEVPAEDKEDGKNDSLVEKTNDVASETKADTVSETRADLASETQANVALETKADASSETKTREPLPLVYANKMEAKEAFKALIESVNVGSDWTWDRTMRLIVNDKRYGALKSLGEKKQAFNEYLSQRKKQEAEEKRMKHKKAREDFKKMLEESTELNPSTRWSKAVTIFENDERFKAVERDRDRRDMFDSFLEELINKERAKAQEERKRNITEYRKLLESCDFIKANTQWRKVQDRLEADERCSRLEKIDRLEIFQDYLRDLEKEEEEQKKLLKEELRKTERKNRDEFRKLMEEHVAAGILTAKTHWRDYHMKVKDLPAYLAVASNTSGSTAKDLFEDVAEELEKQYHDEKSRIKDAVKLAKITWSSTYTFEEFKSALSIDSPPISDFNLKLVFDELLERAKEKEEKEAKKRKRLADDFLHLLYSTKDITASSKWEDCITLIEDSQEFRSVGDDNRCKEIFEEYITQLKEQAKEGERKRKEERAKKEKDREEKERRKSKQRREKEGVREREKDKADSDSADLTEKGDSKNKRRQHQSPEHTSHELDKERSKKSHGHSSSDRKKSKRHSSGHESDEGRHKRHKRDHRGDPHREGGYAEAEDDDYGKDVDRW comes from the exons ATGTCCAATAATCCGCAATATCCGGGTTTACAG CCTCTTCGGCCTCCTGGACCTCCCATTGCTGGTTCACTGGATCCTCAGCGCAGTTTTGTTCCAGCTCCCATGCCTGGTCAA TATCGCCCTGTAGTTCCTACTCAGCAGCCTCAACAGTTCATGCCCATGCCATCTCAACATTACCCTCCTGTTGGTCCCAGTGGTCCCATGATGAATGTTGGAATGCCTCCTCAAAATCAACAGCCCCAATTTCCTCAACCCATTCAACAGTTACCTCCAAGACCTGGCCAACAATTGCAACTCCCACCACAGCCGCAGCCACTTCCATTGTCAGTTGCTCGGCCAAACATGCACATGACATCTGAATCAATGATGCCGCAGCCTGATTCTCAAGTGCCAAATGGCTATGCACCAAGCTTAGGTGGCCCGGGAATGCCCCTTCCAGCATCATATACG TTTGGACCATCTTCTTATGGTCAAGTGCAAACTAATTTTAGCTCTGCTAGCCAATTCCACCCTGCTTCTCAAATCCAAGCTCCCTCTAGTTCTTCTTCCCAGAGCATTACCTCTGATACAGTTGTTCTGAGCAATGACGAGAAACCTTCAACTACATCTGTCACGCCTTCA GCAACTGGCATCCAGCCTTCACTTGCGAATGGTGGATCCACAGATTGGATTGAGCATACTTCTTCTAATGGAGTAAG ATATTACTACAATAAGAAGACTAAAGTATCTAGCTGGGAGAGGCCTTTCGAATTGATGACCCCAATTGAG AGGGTGGATGCAACAACAAACTGGAAGGAGTATACTAGTCCTAATGGAATAAA GTATTACCACAACAAGGTCACTAGGGAATCAAAGTGGATGATTCCTGAGGAACTGAAG TTGGCCCGTCAGCAAGTTGAAAAGGCAGTTGCCAATGGAACACATACTGATGCTCTACCGAATTCTCATACTCAACCGTCTGTAACTCCTCCTGTGATTGAAACAGCACCAACTGCAGCAGCTAATTCATCTTTGATTGGTCAAGGGGAACCATCAAGTCCTGTTTCAGTTGCTCCTGTTGTTAGTGCATCTACAAGTCATCCACAATCTGAGATGAGTTCTGGACCATCTGCCTCTCCTCATGTGGCTCCCATAACTGGAATGACAGTGGCTGAAGTAGAGTTACCAGTAAATACTGCTACAATATCTGATGCTGCAGCAGGAAGTGATAGAGCTTCTGTTACCAATCA GAATGATGGCAACAACTTTCTGGTGAAGGATACACTGGGCTCTGCAGATGAAGTTCCAGCAGAAGATAAAGAA GATGGTAAAAATGATTCGTTAGTAGAAAAAACAAATGATGTGGCTTCAGAAACAAAGGCAGATACGGTTTCAGAAACAAGGGCTGATTTGGCTTCAGAAACACAGGCAAATGTGGCTTTGGAAACAAAGGCAGATGCATCTTCAGAAACAAAAACACGTGAACCATTACCCTTAGTTTATGCAAATAAGATG GAGGCTAAAGAAGCATTCAAAGCACTGATAGAGTCTGTAAATGTTGGATCTGACTGGACATGGGATCGA ACTATGCGATTAATAGTTAATGACAAAAGGTACGGTGCATTAAAATCGCTTGGAGAAAAGAAGCAAGCTTTCAATGAG TACTTAAGTCAGAGGAAAAAACAGGAAGCAGAAGAAAAGCGCATGAAGCATAAAAAAGCACGAGaggattttaaaaagatgttAGAA GAGTCCACGGAGTTGAATCCATCCACTAGATGGAG CAAAGCCGTGACAATATTTGAAAATGATGAACGTTTCAAGGCTGTTGAGCGTGACAGAGATCGCAGGGATATGTTTGATAGTTTCTTGGAGGAACTTATAAACAAG GAACGAGCAAAGGCTCAAGAAGAACGGAAGAGGAATATAACAGAGTACAGGAAGCTTTTAGAATCTTGTGACTTTATAAAA GCTAACACACAGTGGCGAAAAGTTCAAGACCGCTTAGAGGCTGACGAAAGATGTTCGCGTCTTGAGAAAATTGACCGTTTGGAAATATTCCAG GACTATTTACGTGATTtagagaaggaagaggaagagcaGAAGAAGTTACTAAAG GAGGAATTGAGAAAGACAGAACGTAAAAACCGTGATGAATTCCGCAAATTGATGGAAGAGCATGTTGCTGCTGGCATTCTTACAGCAAAAACTCATTGGCGTGATTATCACATGAAG GTGAAAGATTTACCTGCATATCTAGCAGTGGCATCAAACACATCAGGCTCAACTGCAAAAGACTTATTTGAAGATGTTGCTGAAGAGCTAGAGAAACAA TATCATGATGAAAAGAGTCGAATTAAGGATGCGGTGAAGTTGGCTAAG ATAACATGGTCATCAACCTATACTTTTGAAGAGTTCAAATCAGCTTTATCTATTGACTCTCCTCCAATATCTGATTTTAACTTAAAG CTAGTGTTTGATGAGCTACTAGAGCGGGCTAaggagaaggaagaaaaggagGCCAAAAAACGGAAACGTCTAGCAGATGATTTCCTTCATTTACTATATTCTACTAAG GACATTACTGCATCTTCAAAATGGGAAGATTGTATAACACTTATTGAAGATAGTCAAGAGTTCAG ATCTGTTGGAGATGATAACCGTTGCAAGGAAATATTTGAGGAGTACATTACACAACTGAAAGAACAGGCAAAAGAGGGTGAGCGGAAACGGAAAGAGGAGAGG GCAAAGAAGGAAAAGGATAGGGAGGAAAAAGAAAGACGAAAATCTAAGCAAAGAAGGGAAAAAGAAGGAGTTCGcgaaagagagaaagataaagcagACAGTGACAGTGCCGACTTAACGGAGAAAGGCGATAGTAAAAACAAACGGAGGCAGCATCAAAGTCCTGAGCACACTTCTCATGAATTGGATAAAGAGAGGAGTAAGAAATCTCATGGGCATAGTAGCAGCGACAGGAAGAAATCGAAACGA CATTCATCTGGTCATGAATCAGATGAAGGCCGGCATAAAAGACACAAGCGCGACCACCGCGGTGATCCTCACAGAGAAGGTGGTTATGCGGAGGCGGAAGACGATGACTATGGTAAAGATGTTGATAGATGGTAA
- the LOC112775554 gene encoding tubulin alpha chain isoform X1, producing MRECISVHIGQAGIQVGNACWELYCLEHGIGPDGQMPSDHTVGGGDDAFNTFFSETGAGKHVPRAVFVDLEPTVIDEVRTGTYRQLFHPEQLISGKEDAANNFARGHYTIGKEIVDLCLDRIRKLADNCTGLQGFLVFNAVGGGTGSGLGSLLLERLSVDYGKKSKLGFTVYPSPQVSTSVVEPYNSVLSTHSLLEHTDVAVLLDNEAIYDICRRSLDIERPTYTNLNRLVSQVISSLTASLRFDGALNVDVTEFQTNLVPYPRIHFMLSSYAPVISAEKAYHEQLSVSEITNSAFEPSSMMAKCDPRHGKYMACCLMYRGDVVPKDVNAAVATIKTKRTIQFVDWCPTGFKCGINYQPPTVVPGGDLAKVQRAVCMISNSTSVAEVFGRIDHKFDLMYAKRAFVHWYVGEGMEEGEFSEAREDLAALEKDYEEVGAESAEGGDDDIEDY from the exons ATGAGAGAGTGCATCTCCGTTCACATTGGTCAGGCCGGTATCCAGGTCGGAAATGCTTGCTGGGAGCTCTACTGTCTCGAGCACGGCATCGGC CCTGATGGGCAAATGCCAAGTGACCACACCGTCGGCGGTGGTGACGATGCTTTCAACACATTCTTCAGTGAGACTGGTGCTGGAAAGCATGTTCCACGTGCTGTTTTTGTAGATCTGGAGCCCACTGTCATTGATGAGGTGAGGACTGGAACTTACCGTCAGCTCTTCCACCCTGAGCAGCTCATCAGCGGAAAAGAAGACGCTGCCAACAACTTTGCCCGTGGTCATTATACCA TTGGTAAAGAGATCGTAGACCTGTGCTTGGATCGCATCAGGAAGCTTGCTGATAACTGTACTGGTCTTCAGGGCTTCTTGGTCTTCAACGCAGTTGGTGGTGGCACTGGATCCGGGCTTGGATCTCTTCTTCTTGAGCGCCTGTCAGTTGATTATGGCAAGAAATCAAAGCTTGGGTTCACAGTGTACCCTTCTCCTCAGGTGTCCACCTCTGTCGTTGAGCCATACAACAGTGTCCTCTCCACTCACTCCCTCTTGGAGCACACTGATGTTGCTGTTCTCTTGGACAATGAAGCCATTTATGACATCTGCAGACGCTCCCTTGATATTGAGCGTCCCACCTACACCAACCTCAACCGCCTTGTGTCTCAG GTGATTTCTTCATTGACTGCTTCCTTGAGGTTTGATGGTGCCCTCAATGTGGATGTAACTGAATTCCAGACCAACCTGGTCCCATACCCCAGAATCCACTTTATGCTTTCCTCCTatgcaccagttatctctgctgAGAAGGCCTATCATGAACAGCTTTCAGTGTCAGAAATCACCAACAGTGCATTTGAGCCGTCATCCATGATGGCCAAGTGTGATCCACGTCATGGAAAGTACATGGCATGTTGTCTCATGTACCGTGGTGATGTTGTACCAAAAGATGTCAATGCTGCAGTTGCCACCATCAAAACCAAGCGCACCATTCAATTTGTGGATTGGTGCCCCACTGGTTTCAAGTGTGGTATTAACTACCAGCCACCTACTGTTGTTCCTGGTGGTGATCTTGCCAAGGTGCAGAGGGCAGTGTGCATGATTTCAAACTCTACTAGTGTGGCTGAGGTGTTTGGTCGCATTGACCACAAGTTTGACCTCATGTATGCCAAGCGTGCTTTTGTTCACTGGTATGTGGGTGAGGGTATGGAAGAAGGTGAATTTTCAGAAGCTCGTGAGGACCTTGCTGCCCTCGAGAAGGATTATGAAGAAGTTGGTGCTGAGTCTGCTGAGGGTGGAGATGATGATATCGAGGACTATTAG
- the LOC112775553 gene encoding F-box protein SKIP22, translating to MKLRVRSLESKETLKIEVPNCCSLQQLKDTISHVISSSSSSSLHLSLNRKDEIHASSPDDSIQSLGIASGDLVFYTLNPTAFSPETQTLLHKPTPQEPFNSCDVPSIQHSSEILMVDAPSIPEAEKIPSLESSTAETVDMADGSGGEEVVVRKTNSEASFVKRVLKEANGNDVTDLKLLVLVVHAVILESGFVRAEKISPLGVGSSHILDEWPSASASSISLRYTLPEILTSDSGVSRTVLLKFQTLGHLVNVYGSLFDDAGSEVHRVSLDKRKFAKPLKLMLENFESKDNFDDDAVVDQQSEIFELWKMVKDRLALPLLIDLCDKAGLDPPPCFMRLPTELKIMILERLPGVDVARVACLCTELQYLSGNNDLWRKKFEEEFGVAGCRAVFFKEFFALHWETRKRSMQPVFPIQMRQRPYALFPARRDRNPFGIPSIVGGDYDRLPGFGLQFPTYSPRRTFLPPCHRGGFHH from the coding sequence ATGAAGCTGAGAGTCAGATCCCTGGAATCCAAAGAAACCCTAAAGATCGAAGTCCCCAATTGCTGTTCATTGCAGCAACTCAAAGACACCATTTCACATGTCATAtcctcatcttcatcttcttctcttcatctatcCCTCAACAGGAAGGACGAAATCCACGCTTCCTCGCCCGACGACTCCATCCAATCTCTAGGCATCGCCTCCGGAGACCTCGTCTTCTACACCCTCAACCCCACCGCCTTCTCCCCCGAAACTCAAACCCTCCTTCACAAACCCACCCCACAAGAACCGTTCAATTCATGCGACGTGCCCTCGATTCAACACTCTTCTGAAATCCTCATGGTTGACGCTCCCTCGATTCCCGAGGCGGAAAAAATTCCGTCTTTGGAGTCTTCAACTGCGGAAACCGTCGATATGGCTGATGGGTCTGGTGGagaggaagtggttgtcaggaagaCCAATTCCGAAGCTTCGTTCGTCAAAAGGGTGTTGAAAGAAGCGAATGGAAATGACGTTACCGACCTCAAGTTGTTGGTTCTCGTGGTACATGCTGTTATTCTGGAATCTGGGTTCGTTCGTGCTGAAAAGATTTCGCCTTTGGGGGTTGGTTCCTCTCATATTCTGGATGAGTGGCCTTCAGCTTCAGCTTCTTCGATATCGTTGAGGTATACTCTGCCTGAGATTCTAACTAGTGATTCTGGTGTTTCGCGTACTGTGTTATTGAAATTTCAGACATTAGGGCATCTTGTGAATGTTTATGGGTCTTTGTTTGATGATGCTGGGTCGGAGGTCCATAGGGTGTCTTTGGATAAGCGTAAATTTGCCAAGCCCTTGAAGTTGATGCTGGAAAATTTTGAATCCAAGGATAATTTTGATGATGATGCTGTTGTTGATCAACAAAGTGAGATTTTTGAGTTGTGGAAGATGGTGAAGGATAGGCTTGCATTGCCATTATTGATTGATCTTTGTGACAAAGCTGGATTGGATCCTCCACCGTGTTTTATGAGGCTCCCCACAGAACTTAAGATCATGATTTTGGAGCGTCTTCCTGGTGTTGATGTGGCCAGGGTGGCTTGCTTGTGTACAGAACTGCAATACCTGTCTGGCAATAATGACCTCTGGAGGAAGAAGTTTGAGGAGGAGTTTGGAGTTGCTGGGTGTAGAGCGGTGTTCTTTAAGGAGTTTTTTGCTTTACACTGGGAAACAAGGAAGAGATCGATGCAACCGGTTTTTCCTATTCAAATGAGGCAACGACCTTATGCATTATTCCCAGCAAGGAGGGACCGTAATCCTTTTGGAATACCTTCAATTGTGGGTGGAGACTATGATCGGCTCCCAGGATTCGGTCTACAATTCCCTACATACTCACCAAGGCGGACTTTCCTCCCACCGTGTCACCGTGGAGGATTCCATCACTAG